From Vitis vinifera cultivar Pinot Noir 40024 chromosome 3, ASM3070453v1, the proteins below share one genomic window:
- the LOC100245203 gene encoding disease resistance protein RPV1 produces MAPTTSSRIFSLGWSWDVFLSFRGEDTRFTFTDHLHSALRQKRIRTFRDDEGLDRGEEIGSSILKAIEESRMYIVVFSNTYAHSKWCLDELAKIMECKIQKGQTVVPVFYHVEPSDVRNQTGSFGEAFDKYQKVPEHKLMRWKAALRHAANLSGWHVQHGYESQAIQRIVQNILSRNLKLLSASDKLVGMERHRKEMASLISIDSNDVRMIGINGIDGIGKTTLAKAVYNQIVHQFDGASFLSNFSSHEMNLLQLQKQLLRDILGEDIPRITDISKGAHVIRDMLWSKKVLVVLDDVDGTGQLEFLVINRAFGPGSRIIVTSRHKYLLAGYGLDALYEVKELNCKEAIQLFSLHAFHMNSPQKGFMNLSRWIVDYCKGLPIALEVLGSHLFGKKKFEWESVLQRLEKRPNKQIQNVLMRGFQGLDGCHREIFLDVACFFKGEDLDFVERILEACNFYSKLGIKVLTDNSLISILDNKLLMHDLIQKSGWEIVREQYHTEPGKWSRLWDPEDVYHVLTTNTGTKRIEGIFLNMFVSNEIHLTSDAFKKMTRLRLLRVYQNVENNSIVSNTVHLPHDFKFPSHELRYLHWDGWTLESLPSNFDGWKLVELSLKHSSLKHLWKKRKCLPKLEVINLGNSQHLMECPNLSFAPRVELLILDGCTSLPEVHPSVTKLKRLTILNMKNCKKLHYFPSITGLESLKVLNLSGCSKLDKFPEIQGYMEYLLELNLEGTAIVDLPPSVVFLPRLVLLDMQNCKNLMILPSNIYFLKSLTTLVLSGCSGLERFPEIMEVMECLQKLLLDGTSLKELPPSIVHVKGLQLLNLRKCKNLRSLPNSICSLRSLETLIVSGCSKLSKLPEDLGRLQFLMKLQADGTAITQPPLSLFHLRNLKELSFRGCKGSTSNSWISSLLFRLLHRENSDGTGLQLPYLSGLYSLKYLDLSGCNLTDRSINDNLGHLSFLEELNLSRNNLVTVPAEVNRLSHLRVLSVNQCKSLQEISKLPPSIKLLDAGDCISLESLSVLSPQSPQYLSSSSCLRPVTFKLPNCFALAQDNGATILEKLRQNFLPEIEYSIVLPGSTIPEWFQHPSIGSSVTIELPPNWHNKDFLGFALCSVFSLEEDEIIQGSGLVCCNFEFREGPYLSSSISWTHSGDRVIETDHIWLVYQPGAKLMIPKSSSLNKFRKITAYFSLSGASHVVKNCGIHLIYARDKKVNYQTRYTSAKRSSDGSRYYCLEETQPKKLRGGENCEEGSHA; encoded by the exons ATGGCTCCAACGACAAGCTCAAGAATCTTTTCTCTTGGATGGAGTTGGGACGTCTTTTTGAGCTTCAGAGGTGAAGACACTCGCTTCACTTTTACAGATCATCTTCATTCCGCTTTGCGTCAGAAGCGCATCCGCACCTTCAGAGACGATGAAGGACTTGATAGAGGAGAAGAGATCGGGTCATCAATCTTGAAGGCTATTGAAGAGTCGAGGATGTATATTGTGGTTTTTTCGAACACCTATGCTCATTCAAAATGGTGCTTGGATGAGCTGGCCAAGATCATGGAGTGCAAGATACAAAAGGGGCAGACGGTAGTGCCAGTTTTCTACCATGTGGAACCATCTGATGTGCGAAATCAGACGGGAAGTTTTGGAGAAGCATTTGATAAATACCAGAAGGTCCCGGAGCATAAGTTGATGCGATGGAAGGCGGCGTTGAGGCATGCAGCCAATTTGTCTGGATGGCATGTGCAGCATGG GTATGAATCACAGGCTATTCAGAGAAttgttcaaaacattttaagtaGGAATCTTAAACTCTTATCTGCTAGTGATAAGCTGGTTGGAATGGAACGTCATCGGAAAGAAATGGCCTCTCTAATATCTATTGACTCAAATGATGTCCGCATGATTGGGATAAATGGAATTGATGGAATAGGCAAGACAACTCTAGCCAAAGCTGTATATAACCAAATTGTTCATCAATTTGATGGTGCTAGCTTTCTTTCCAATTTTAGTAGTCATGAGATGAATTTGCTTCAGTTACAAAAGCAACTTCTTAGAGATATTCTAGGGGAAGACATTCCGAGGATAACAGACATTTCTAAAGGGGCTCATGTAATAAGGGACATGCTTTGGTCTAAAAAGGTTCTTGTTGTTCTTGATGATGTTGATGGTACTGGCCAACTTGAATTCTTAGTTATAAATAGAGCATTTGGTCCAGGTAGTAGAATTATTGTAACATCTAGACACAAATATTTGCTTGCTGGCTATGGACTGGATGCACTATATGAGGTTAAGGAATTAAATTGTAAGGAAGCTATTCAACTCTTTTCTTTGCATGCGTTTCACATGAACAGTCCTCAAAAAGGTTTTATGAACCTATCGAGATGGATAGTAGATTATTGTAAGGGACTTCCAATAGCTCTTGAAGTTCTAGGTTCTCACTTGTTTGGtaagaaaaaatttgaatgGGAAAGTGTCCTGCAAAGGCTAGAGAAACGACCTAACAAGCAAATCCAAAATGTGCTTATGAGAGGTTTTCAAGGACTGGATGGTTGTCATAGAGAGATATTCCTCGATGTTGCGTGCTTCTTCAAAGGAGAGGACTTGGATTTTGTTGAACGAATACTTGAAGCTTGCAATTTCTATTCAAAACTAGGAATAAAAGTGCTCACTGACAACTCTCTCATTAGTATTTTGGACAACAAATTACTGATGCATGATCTGATACAAAAAAGTGGTTGGGAAATTGTTCGGGAGCAATATCATACTGAACCTGGCAAATGGAGCAGATTGTGGGATCCTGAAGATGTTTATCATGTATTGACGACAAATACG GGGactaaaagaattgaaggcATATTCCTAAACATGTTTGTATCAAATGAAATACATCTTACCTCTGATGCTTTCAAAAAGATGACAAGACTTAGATTGCTCCGAGTCTATCAAAATGTAGAAAATAATTCTATAGTTTCTAACACCGTCCATCTTCCTCATGATTTTAAATTTCCTTCTCATGAGTTGAGATATCTCCATTGGGATGGATGGACTTTGGAGTCATTGCCATCAAATTTTGATGGTTGGAAATTGGTTGAACTCAGTTTGAAGCATAGCAGCTTAAAACACCTCTGGAAAAAGCGTAAG TGTCTTCCAAAGTTAGAAGTCATCAATCTCGGTAACTCCCAACACCTTATGGAATGTCCAAACTTGTCTTTTGCACCACGTGTGGAGCTGCTAATTCTTGATGGTTGTACGAGTTTGCCTGAGGTGCACCCATCAGTTACAAAGCTGAAGAGGCTTACGATCTTGAATATGAAAAACTGCAAAAAGCTTCACTATTTTCCAAGCATCACTGGATTGGAATCACTTAAAGTTCTTAACCTCTCCGGCTGCTCTAAACTTGACAAGTTTCCAGAGATCCAAGGGTATATGGAATATTTGTTGGAGCTTAATTTGGAAGGGACTGCTATTGTAGACCTTCCCCCTTCAGTGGTGTTTCTCCCAAGACTTGTTTTATTGGATATGCAAAACTGCAAAAACCTTATGATTCTTCCAAGcaacatttattttttgaaatcccTGACAACTCTGGTGCTCTCTGGCTGTTCAGGTCTAGAGAGGTTTCCGGAAATCATGGAGGTTATGGAATGTTTACAAAAGCTTCTTTTAGATGGAACATCTCTAAAAGAGCTGCCCCCCTCAATTGTTCATGTAAAAGGCCTTCAGTTATTGAATCTGAGAAAATGCAAAAACCTCAGGAGTCTTCCAAATAGCATTTGCAGTTTGAGATCCCTTGAAACCCTCATTGTCTCTGGCTGTTCAAAACTCAGCAAATTGCCAGAGGACCTGGGGAGGTTGCAATTCTTGATGAAACTTCAAGCTGATGGAACTGCTATAACTCAACCACCTCTCTCACTTTTTCATTTGAGAAACCTTAAAGAGTTATCCTTTAGGGGATGTAAAGGATCAACATCTAACTCCTGGATTTCATCCCTTCTATTTAGGTTACTGCATAGAGAAAATTCAGATGGGACTGGCTTGCAGTTGCCTTATTTGTCAGGTTTATACTCCTTAAAATATTTAGATCTTAGTGGCTGCAATCTAACAGATAGATCGATCAATGACAATCTTGGCCACTTAAGCTTCTTGGAAGAATTAAACCTTAGCAGAAACAATTTGGTTACCGTACCTGCGGAGGTGAATAGACTTTCTCATCTAAGGGTCCTTTCTGTGAATCAGTGCAAAAGCCTTCAAGAAATTTCCAAGCTCCCaccaagtataaaattattagaTGCTGGGGATTGCATATCCCTTGAATCTTTATCAGTTCTATCTCCACAGTCGCCACAGTACCTATCGTCTTCCTCTTGCCTTCGTCCTGTAACTTTCAAACTGCCGAATTGCTTCGCACTAGCTCAGGATAATGGGGCAACTATACTGGAGAAACTTCGTCAG AACTTTCTTCCAGAAATTGAATACAGTATTGTTCTTCCTGGAAGTACAATTCCAGAGTGGTTCCAGCATCCAAGTATCGGATCCTCAGTAACAATAGAGCTGCCTCCAAATTGGCATAACAAGGACTTCCTGGGTTTTGCTCTATGCTCTGTGTTCTCACTTGAGGAAGATGAAATCATTCAAGGCTCTGGTCTCGTTTGTTGTAATTTTGAATTTAGAGAAGGGCCTTATTTGAGTAGCTCCATCTCTTGGACACACAGCGGAGACAGAGTGATTGAGACTGATCACATATGGCTGGTGTATCAACCTGGTGCTAAACTTATGATACCGAAGTCCAGTAGCCTCAATAAATTCAGGAAGATTACAGCTTATTTTAGTCTCTCTGGGGCATCCCATGTGGTGAAAAACTGTGGAATCCATCTTATATACGCCCGAGATAAGAAAGTGAACTATCAAACAAGGTATACTAGTGCCAAGAGAAGCAGTGATGGAAGTCGTTATTACTGTCTTGAGGAAACACAACCTAAGAAGCTAAGAGGAGGAGAGAACTGTGAGGAAGGATCCCATGCTTGA
- the LOC100257251 gene encoding RING-H2 finger protein ATL54, with the protein MEFHHRKLFSDSDNTTEECRWYCDSGSNDSGICPPSCCSDCPLVCSYSTSTRSPPRKAEKLSPYLVICLSVLATTFFVVFLYVFYKKYYSRRRLSRRRNSQAPAEGAHDDFIDEDQEPVVDHPIWYIRTVGLQPSVISAITICKYKRGDGLVEGTECSVCLAEFEEDEAVRLLPKCNHAFHIPCIDTWLSSHTNCPMCRAGIVSSTAGAPSPEQSVENSGPLEEARVEIPENGGQFEEIEDEVCELRIGREEEGELGGVENERSSCEVAKEEVDEIQPMRRSVSMDSLSASMISLALANVHPQKSNGNSDSQLANSKKSIMPIVPKRVGGNQSLVKLMESSSMGRILQSGSTSMKRSFSCSGKLFLLRHNRRRSSVLPL; encoded by the coding sequence ATGGAGTTTCACCACAGAAAGCTGTTTTCAGATTCGGACAACACAACGGAGGAGTGCCGGTGGTACTGTGATTCTGGGTCGAACGACTCAGGTATTTGTCCACCGTCATGTTGTTCAGATTGTCCTTTGGTTTGCTCCTACTCCACTTCTACCCGCTCTCCCCCAAGAAAAGCTGAAAAGCTCTCCCCCTACTTGGTCATCTGTCTCTCCGTGCTCGCCACCACTTTCTTTGTTGTCTTCCTCTATGTTTTCTACAAGAAGTACTATTCACGGCGGCGCCTTTCTAGGAGGAGAAATTCACAGGCGCCGGCGGAGGGAGCTCATGATGATTTCATTGATGAAGATCAGGAACCTGTGGTGGATCACCCCATCTGGTACATCCGCACAGTTGGCCTCCAGCCATCAGTCATCAGTGCTATAACCATCTGTAAGTACAAGAGAGGTGACGGCCTTGTTGAAGGTACTGAATGCTCTGTTTGCTTGGCTGAGTTTGAAGAAGATGAGGCCGTTCGCCTTCTTCCTAAGTGTAACCACGCTTTTCACATCCCTTGTATTGATACTTGGCTTAGCTCCCACACAAATTGTCCTATGTGCCGTGCGGGTATCGTTTCTAGCACGGCGGGAGCTCCATCTCCCGAGCAGAGTGTTGAGAATTCAGGTCCTTTGGAGGAAGCCCGGGTGGAAATTCCTGAGAATGGCGGCCAGTTTGAAGAAATAGAAGATGAGGTTTGTGAATTGAGGATTGGGAGAGAGGAAGAAGGCGAGTTAGGGGGGGTGGAGAATGAAAGAAGTAGCTGTGAGGTCGCAAAGGAGGAGGTGGATGAGATACAGCCAATGAGAAGATCAGTTTCCATGGATTCTCTGTCAGCTTCTATGATCAGTCTTGCTCTTGCAAATGTTCATCCCCAAAAAAGCAATGGAAATTCAGACTCACAATTAGCAAATTCGAAGAAATCTATTATGCCTATTGTTCCTAAGAGAGTTGGTGGAAACCAGAGCCTGGTGAAATTAATGGAGAGTTCTTCTATGGGGAGGATTCTGCAAAGTGGGTCTACCTCTATGAAGAGATCATTCTCCTGCAGTGGGAAGCTCTTTCTATTGAGGCATAATCGGAGACGGAGCTCGGTTCTTCCTTTGTAA